The Acetobacter oryzifermentans genomic interval TATGGTCGCCATGTCTTCTCGTCTGCCTCTTCTTGATGCCCTCCGTGATCAGGTTCTGCTTTGTGATGGAGGCATGGGCTCACGTATCCAGATGCTGGATCTGGATGTCCAGCGTGATTACTGGGGGCAGGAAAACTGCACCGAAATTCTCACGCTCTCACGCCCGGAACTTATCCGTGAAATCCACCGCGGTTATTTTGAAGCTGGCGCAGATATGGTGGAAACCAACACGTTTGGTGGCTCCCCCATCACACTAGGCGAATTTGGGCTGACAGATAGAACGCGTGAGATCAACAAAAACTCCGCCCTATTGGCGCGCGAAGCCGCAGAAAGCTTTGCCGATGGACGCGCCCGCTATGTTCTGGGTTCCATGGGGCCTGGCACCAAGCTGCCCTCTCTGGGCAATATTGATTATGATAGTTTGGAAGCTGCTCTGGCAGAGCAAGCACGCGGTCTGATTGAAGGCGGCGTAGATGCCATCCTAATTGAAACCTGCCAAGACACACTCCAGATTAAAGCTGCCGTAAACGGTGTAAAAATTGCCCGTACAGAACTTGGTGCTTCCACGCCTATTTTTGTGCAGGTTACCGTAGAAACCACAGGCACCCTTCTGGTAGGGCCAGATATTGCTGCGGCAGCCACAGTCATTCACAGCCTTGATGTAGATCTGATGGGTCTGAACTGCGCTACAGGCCCGCAGGAAATGGCCGAACATGTAAAATGGCTGTCTGAAAACTGGCCGCGGCTGATTTCCGTCCAGCCCAATGCGGGCCTGCCTGAACTCGTAAACGGCCAGACCCATTACCCCCTAACTCCCGCAGAAATGGCTACATGGGTTGAGCGCTTTATTACAGAAGATGGCCTAAATCTGATTGGCGGATGCTGTGGCACTTCCACACCGCATACAGAAGCGCTGGATGCCATGTTGCGCCGCCGTGCAGAAGGAACAGGCCGCCTGCGCCCTGCCCCTGTGCCGCGCACATCCGTATGGGTGCCTTCTGTTGCCAGCCTTTATTCTCAGGTGCCGCTCCGGCAGGAAAACGCCTATTTCTCCATTGGGGAACGCTGCAATGCCAACGGCTCCAAGAAATGGCGCGAACTTCAGGAAGCGCATGACTGGGATGGCTGTGTAACTGTTGGGCGCGAACAGATACGAGAAGGCTCTAATGCTCTGGATATCTGCACGGCCTTTGTAGGCCATAACGAACGTGCAGAAATGGATGAAGTAATCAAACGCTTCACCTCATCCGTAAACGCACCATTGGTAATTGATTCCACCGAAACGCCGGTGATTGAAGCCGCTCTCAAGCTGCATGGTGGCAAGCCCATTATCAACTCCATCAACTTTGAAGATGGTGAAGGTCCTGCTTCAGACCGCATGACACTGGCCCGTAAGTTTGGTGCCGCTGTTGTTGCCCTGACCATTGATGAAGAAGGCATGGCCCGCAAGCCAGAAGACAAGCTGCGCATTGCCAGCCGCCTTGTGGAATTTGCCTGCGAAAAATACGGTCTGCCACAATCTGACCTGATGATAGACCCCCTCACCTTTACCATCGCCACCGGTGCGGAAGATGACCGCAAACTGGGGCAATGGACGCTTGAGGGCATTAAAATGATTCGGGATGCCTTCCCGGATATTCAGATCGTACTAGGCCTCTCTAATATTTCCTTCGGGCTGAACCCAGCAGCCCGTGCCGTGTTGAACTCGGTCTATCTGGATCATGCCGTCAGAGCAGGCATGACAGCCGCTATTGTGCATGTTTCCAAAATCCGTCCACTGCACCTGATTGCCCCCGAAGAGGTAAAGGTTGCGGAAGATCTGATTTTTGACCGCCGCACAGAAGATTATGACCCATTACAAACACTTCTGGCCATGTTTGCAGACCGTAAGGCAGCAGATGCGGTGAAGCGCAAACGGGCT includes:
- the metH gene encoding methionine synthase: MSSRLPLLDALRDQVLLCDGGMGSRIQMLDLDVQRDYWGQENCTEILTLSRPELIREIHRGYFEAGADMVETNTFGGSPITLGEFGLTDRTREINKNSALLAREAAESFADGRARYVLGSMGPGTKLPSLGNIDYDSLEAALAEQARGLIEGGVDAILIETCQDTLQIKAAVNGVKIARTELGASTPIFVQVTVETTGTLLVGPDIAAAATVIHSLDVDLMGLNCATGPQEMAEHVKWLSENWPRLISVQPNAGLPELVNGQTHYPLTPAEMATWVERFITEDGLNLIGGCCGTSTPHTEALDAMLRRRAEGTGRLRPAPVPRTSVWVPSVASLYSQVPLRQENAYFSIGERCNANGSKKWRELQEAHDWDGCVTVGREQIREGSNALDICTAFVGHNERAEMDEVIKRFTSSVNAPLVIDSTETPVIEAALKLHGGKPIINSINFEDGEGPASDRMTLARKFGAAVVALTIDEEGMARKPEDKLRIASRLVEFACEKYGLPQSDLMIDPLTFTIATGAEDDRKLGQWTLEGIKMIRDAFPDIQIVLGLSNISFGLNPAARAVLNSVYLDHAVRAGMTAAIVHVSKIRPLHLIAPEEVKVAEDLIFDRRTEDYDPLQTLLAMFADRKAADAVKRKRAETAEERLKDRIVDGDRKGLEADLEEAMQNMAPLDIINTVLLDGMKVVGELFGAGKMQLPFVLQSAETMKAAVAYLEPHMERTDGQQRGTIVLATVKGDVHDIGKNLVDIILTNNGYRVVNLGIKVPVQDMIEAALKEKADAIGMSGLLVKSTVIMRENLEEISRAGLDTPVLLGGAALTRNYVEEDCVAAYAPTGRVAYARDAFDGLTLMDQVSQKNFDDYLAAIQKRREGKATRTNARAPETAETRGFGPVDVAAARARRERLTADEPPMVPPFWGSRVLEATPEAVLPFLNERALYQFQWGFRKQGRSLDDFLIWARQELRPILRRMLDLTAKENILKPQAIYGYWKAAGDGNDLVLFEEDGTTEACRFTLPRQPKADGECIADFVRDISNPERDVIGLQVVTVGQKASDIARDWFEENRYQDYLYLHGLSVEMAEAMAEYTHKRIRAELGFAGEDARDMEKLLQQGYRGSRYSFGYPACPRLEDQHPILALLDAERIGVSLTDGDQLHPEQSTSALVILNKHAKYFTI